The proteins below are encoded in one region of Desulfatiglans anilini DSM 4660:
- a CDS encoding penicillin-binding protein 1A gives MFKRLFLGFSILFGVVLLGLLGVGVYFWYIWSSNLPYIGVLKDYRPPVVTRVYSADGEVIGRFWEEKRVLVDLDVCPDHLIEAFVAAEDARFFEHEGVDVKSIVRAMIRNFTAGRIEQGGSTITQQVTKSLLLKNPERTYRRKVREATLSLQVERVFTKHEILYLYLNQIYLGQGAYGVQAAADTYFGKTVEDLTLAESALLAGLPQAPARYSPVRHFDRAKARQRYVLERMVEERFITREAFEEALAEELDIREREDNTFQKAPYFTEYVRRDVLERYGREMLYRGGLEIHTTVDLKLQAFAKEALLRGLGELDKREGYRGPLRRIAGAEADRFLEEQAGRFAEAPPKAGDTLEGLVLEVGDRGGAVAVGLGHEKALLPLSHMAWARKPNPRAAHYAAELKKRSTALRPGDVILVRLLAEDPPEGYSWVAALEQTPEAQAAILAMDPATGAVLAMVGGKDFNESQYNRATQAKRQPGSAFKPIVYAAALDKGMTPADILMDSPIIAGGGEAGSVWKPKNYKDTFYGPTLMRTALAQSRNVITVKLLRRIGVPYTIDYARKLGIESDLAPDLSLALGSSGVSLLEMTRAYAVFANEGKAAPPVFVTRIVDRDGRVLEENRAEAEQVISRETAYVMTDLMKAVVEEGTGTRVKALQRPAAGKTGTTNDLRDAWFLGFTPDLVTGVWVGYDDQRSMARNETGSRAASPVWLYFMQAALEGEPVRDFEVPEGIVFARIDAKTGLLPGPSSGRTVLQTFVEGTEPKEVSPEPAAARQGHFSEFDLGFEGN, from the coding sequence TTGTTCAAGCGTCTTTTTCTGGGATTTTCCATCCTTTTCGGGGTGGTGCTGCTGGGGCTGCTCGGTGTGGGTGTCTACTTCTGGTACATCTGGTCGAGCAACCTCCCTTATATCGGCGTCCTGAAGGATTACAGACCGCCCGTGGTGACGCGGGTCTACAGCGCCGACGGCGAGGTCATCGGCCGGTTCTGGGAGGAAAAGCGGGTGCTCGTCGATCTCGACGTCTGCCCGGACCACCTGATCGAAGCCTTTGTGGCTGCTGAAGACGCGCGGTTCTTCGAGCACGAAGGGGTCGATGTCAAGAGCATCGTCCGGGCGATGATCCGCAATTTCACGGCAGGCAGGATCGAGCAGGGCGGGAGCACCATCACCCAGCAGGTCACCAAGTCCCTGCTGCTGAAGAACCCGGAAAGGACCTACCGGCGCAAAGTCCGGGAGGCCACCCTGTCCCTCCAGGTCGAGCGGGTCTTCACCAAGCACGAGATCCTTTACCTTTATCTGAACCAGATCTACCTCGGGCAGGGCGCCTATGGGGTGCAGGCCGCAGCCGACACCTATTTCGGCAAGACGGTCGAGGACTTGACCCTCGCCGAATCGGCGTTGCTCGCGGGTCTTCCGCAGGCGCCGGCGCGCTATTCGCCGGTCAGGCACTTCGATCGGGCCAAGGCCAGGCAGCGCTATGTGCTCGAACGGATGGTGGAGGAAAGATTCATCACGCGGGAAGCCTTCGAGGAGGCGCTCGCAGAAGAGCTCGACATCCGGGAGCGCGAGGACAACACCTTCCAGAAGGCGCCGTATTTTACGGAGTATGTGCGCCGGGACGTCCTGGAGCGTTACGGCCGGGAAATGCTCTATCGGGGAGGGCTCGAGATCCACACCACCGTCGACCTGAAGCTTCAGGCGTTTGCCAAAGAGGCGCTTCTGCGCGGCCTGGGCGAACTCGACAAACGCGAGGGCTACCGGGGTCCGCTGCGTCGTATCGCTGGCGCCGAGGCGGATCGATTTCTGGAAGAGCAGGCCGGGCGTTTCGCCGAAGCCCCGCCGAAGGCCGGTGACACCCTCGAGGGGCTGGTGCTCGAGGTCGGCGACCGCGGGGGCGCTGTGGCGGTCGGGCTGGGCCATGAGAAGGCGCTGCTCCCCCTCAGCCACATGGCCTGGGCGCGCAAGCCGAACCCGCGGGCGGCCCATTACGCCGCCGAACTGAAAAAGCGCTCCACGGCCCTGCGCCCGGGTGACGTCATCCTGGTCCGCCTCCTTGCGGAGGACCCGCCGGAGGGGTATTCCTGGGTGGCGGCGCTCGAACAGACCCCCGAGGCGCAGGCGGCGATCCTTGCCATGGATCCGGCGACGGGGGCCGTTCTGGCCATGGTGGGCGGAAAAGATTTCAACGAGAGCCAGTACAACCGGGCAACGCAGGCAAAACGGCAGCCCGGGTCGGCCTTCAAGCCCATCGTCTACGCCGCCGCCCTCGACAAGGGCATGACGCCGGCTGACATCTTGATGGATTCGCCGATCATCGCCGGGGGCGGGGAGGCGGGCTCCGTTTGGAAGCCCAAGAACTACAAGGATACCTTCTATGGGCCGACCCTCATGCGCACGGCCCTGGCGCAGTCGCGCAACGTGATCACCGTCAAGCTCCTGCGCAGGATCGGCGTGCCCTATACGATCGATTACGCCCGGAAGCTCGGCATCGAGTCCGATCTGGCCCCCGATCTGTCCCTGGCCCTCGGTTCCTCCGGTGTGTCCCTGCTGGAGATGACGCGGGCCTATGCGGTCTTCGCCAACGAGGGCAAGGCTGCACCGCCGGTCTTTGTGACCCGTATTGTGGATCGCGATGGAAGGGTGCTGGAGGAAAACCGCGCCGAGGCTGAACAGGTGATCTCGAGAGAGACCGCGTATGTGATGACCGACCTGATGAAGGCGGTGGTCGAGGAGGGGACGGGCACGCGGGTCAAGGCGCTGCAGCGCCCCGCCGCCGGGAAGACGGGGACGACGAACGATCTGCGGGATGCCTGGTTCCTGGGGTTCACCCCGGACCTCGTCACCGGGGTCTGGGTCGGCTATGACGATCAGCGGTCCATGGCCCGGAACGAGACCGGGTCCCGTGCAGCCAGCCCGGTCTGGCTGTACTTCATGCAGGCGGCGCTCGAGGGTGAACCGGTGAGGGATTTCGAGGTGCCCGAGGGGATTGTGTTTGCGCGGATCGATGCCAAGACGGGGCTTCTGCCGGGTCCATCATCCGGTCGAACCGTTCTCCAGACCTTCGTGGAGGGCACCGAGCCGAAGGAAGTGAGCCCGGAGCCGGCGGCCGCGCGCCAGGGGCATTTCAGCGAGTTCGATCTGGGCTTCGAGGGGAATTGA
- the lptB gene encoding LPS export ABC transporter ATP-binding protein produces the protein MTGNQVLEAVDLTKRYGGRVVVNGVSLRIRSGEVVGLLGPNGAGKTTTFYMIIGLVRPDKGKVLLNGEDIGDLPMYQRARKHITYLPQEPSIFRKLTVEENIMLVLETLRMTAEEKRRRLAELLKELNVARLAKNKAYSLSGGERRRVEMTRALVLSPAFILLDEPFAGIDPLAINDIQNIIEQLKEKGIGVIITDHNVRETLKVCDHAYILNDGVILESGPPEKIAASKKAREIYLGEHFEMDGSRSAEAAP, from the coding sequence ATGACGGGCAATCAGGTGCTCGAGGCGGTCGACCTCACCAAACGGTACGGCGGGCGCGTGGTGGTGAACGGGGTCAGCCTCAGGATCCGGTCGGGCGAGGTGGTCGGGTTGCTCGGGCCGAACGGCGCGGGAAAGACCACCACGTTTTACATGATCATCGGGCTGGTGCGGCCGGATAAAGGCAAGGTCCTGTTGAACGGGGAGGACATCGGAGACCTTCCCATGTACCAGCGTGCCAGGAAGCACATCACTTACCTGCCCCAGGAGCCCTCCATTTTCCGGAAGCTCACCGTGGAAGAAAACATCATGCTGGTGCTCGAGACGCTCCGTATGACGGCCGAAGAGAAGCGCCGGCGTCTGGCCGAACTCCTGAAGGAGCTCAATGTCGCGCGCCTGGCGAAGAACAAGGCCTACTCCCTGTCAGGGGGCGAGCGGCGGCGGGTCGAGATGACGAGGGCCCTGGTGCTTTCTCCGGCGTTTATTTTGCTGGACGAGCCCTTTGCGGGCATCGATCCGCTGGCGATCAACGACATTCAGAACATCATCGAGCAGTTGAAGGAAAAGGGGATCGGCGTGATCATCACGGACCACAATGTGCGGGAGACCCTCAAGGTCTGCGACCATGCCTATATCCTGAACGACGGGGTGATTCTCGAGTCCGGACCGCCGGAAAAGATCGCCGCCAGCAAAAAGGCGCGTGAGATCTACCTCGGCGAGCATTTCGAGATGGACGGATCCCGCTCGGCCGAGGCGGCGCCGTGA
- a CDS encoding DUF362 domain-containing protein, translated as MFENEITRRTFVKGTLGWAAAGSLGMMIGGWPLRRIYASPYPDVAVAEGPGPKATRAAVKALGGIGRFVKAGDKVVIKPNMSFASSPEEASNTHPDVVKELVGLCLEAGASSVKVLDNTLRPTELCLEKGGFLEACRMMPNTRVEGLKEERFFKEVAVPEGLNLRSTKVMQEVLEADALIAVPVAKSHGATGVTVSMKGMMGLIYERESFHYSMDLNTAIVDLCTVIKPKLVVVDATRILSDGGPYGPGKIIPLNQVIASTDMVAADAMAVQLGTWYGRRIEPRQVKHIRMAHDRGLGNMDIQSQVVKQVSAG; from the coding sequence ATGTTCGAAAACGAGATCACGCGCAGGACGTTTGTGAAGGGGACCCTCGGCTGGGCTGCAGCCGGCTCCCTCGGGATGATGATCGGCGGGTGGCCGTTGAGGCGGATTTACGCGTCGCCCTATCCGGACGTGGCCGTGGCCGAAGGGCCCGGACCCAAGGCGACGCGGGCGGCGGTCAAGGCCCTTGGCGGCATCGGGCGCTTCGTCAAGGCGGGCGACAAGGTGGTGATCAAGCCCAACATGAGCTTTGCGAGCAGCCCCGAAGAGGCGAGCAACACGCATCCGGATGTCGTCAAAGAACTGGTCGGCCTGTGCCTCGAGGCGGGCGCCTCGTCCGTCAAGGTCCTGGACAACACCCTGCGGCCGACGGAGCTCTGTCTCGAAAAGGGGGGGTTTTTGGAGGCCTGCCGCATGATGCCGAACACCCGTGTGGAAGGCCTCAAGGAGGAGCGTTTTTTCAAGGAGGTCGCGGTGCCTGAAGGGCTGAATCTGCGGAGCACCAAGGTGATGCAGGAGGTCCTGGAGGCCGATGCGCTCATCGCGGTGCCGGTGGCCAAGTCCCACGGGGCGACCGGGGTGACCGTTTCCATGAAGGGGATGATGGGGCTGATCTATGAACGGGAATCCTTTCACTATTCGATGGACCTGAACACGGCCATCGTGGACCTGTGCACGGTCATCAAACCGAAGCTGGTCGTCGTGGACGCGACCCGCATCCTGAGCGACGGGGGGCCCTACGGGCCGGGGAAGATCATCCCTTTGAACCAGGTGATCGCCTCGACGGACATGGTCGCCGCCGACGCCATGGCGGTTCAGCTCGGGACCTGGTACGGGCGGCGGATCGAGCCCCGCCAGGTCAAGCACATCCGCATGGCCCATGACCGGGGCCTCGGCAACATGGACATCCAATCCCAGGTGGTCAAACAGGTCAGCGCCGGATGA
- a CDS encoding 4Fe-4S binding protein yields MRLQRLVQSLALAGFLWLLLLNAFPPPDWIDVDLFLRLDPLLSVGTMLAGRAFVPRLGWALAILAAAFFLGRFFCGYLCPMGVTIDLWDRLARGRRRRAAGAGPVPRRLRRSKYLIWIGVMGAAAAGFSLVFWFSPLSLVTRFYGLALYPLLLDGASAGLGVLRPAGEWFGWEGIRYLELREPVFATGLFVACLVMAVLLLGWFAPRFWCRYLCPAGAMLALCSRRPLLRRRVSDACVRCGKCAQECPMGAIREDFFGTDHQECIVCLKCRDICPTGAISFGPASGRERAEAPEPDMERRHWIGAGLTGFAAGALSMNGLGQLFDVTKAADLRSSRLVRPPGALPERAFQARCVRCGACIKGCPTNTLQAVWFEAGLDGIWTPKVTARLAACEQFCALCGQVCPTGAIRPLPLGEKMYAKIGTARIIPSRCIAWEQEKSCLICDEICPYNAIVSRFIPGHSVTVPFIQEDRCNGCGYCESKCPVDGESAVVVEVLGEVRLTSGSYRQWARERGLVFEAKQGLEETVLAPPGEGEGASGPAEAAGSRLPPGFDLED; encoded by the coding sequence ATGAGACTGCAGCGCCTGGTGCAGTCATTGGCCCTGGCGGGTTTCCTGTGGCTGTTGCTCCTCAATGCTTTCCCCCCGCCGGACTGGATCGATGTGGATCTTTTTCTGCGCCTCGACCCGCTCCTCTCGGTCGGCACCATGCTGGCCGGGCGGGCTTTTGTGCCGCGGCTCGGCTGGGCGCTCGCGATCCTGGCGGCGGCCTTTTTCCTCGGCCGTTTTTTCTGCGGCTACCTCTGCCCGATGGGCGTCACCATCGATCTCTGGGACCGTCTGGCCCGCGGGAGGCGCCGGCGCGCCGCCGGTGCCGGGCCCGTCCCCAGGCGGCTGCGCCGGTCGAAATATCTGATCTGGATCGGCGTCATGGGCGCTGCGGCCGCCGGATTCTCGCTGGTCTTCTGGTTTTCGCCTCTCTCGCTCGTGACGCGTTTCTACGGCCTGGCCCTCTATCCCCTGCTGCTCGACGGTGCGTCGGCCGGGCTCGGGGTGCTGCGGCCGGCGGGGGAGTGGTTCGGGTGGGAGGGGATCCGCTATCTCGAACTGCGTGAGCCGGTTTTTGCGACGGGGCTCTTCGTCGCCTGCCTGGTCATGGCGGTGCTGCTCCTGGGGTGGTTCGCGCCGCGCTTCTGGTGCCGGTACCTTTGCCCGGCGGGGGCGATGCTGGCCCTGTGCTCTCGGCGGCCTCTTCTGCGGCGCCGGGTGTCGGATGCGTGCGTCCGCTGCGGAAAATGCGCGCAGGAATGCCCGATGGGCGCCATCCGAGAGGATTTTTTCGGCACGGATCACCAGGAGTGCATCGTCTGCCTGAAGTGCCGGGACATCTGTCCCACCGGCGCGATCTCGTTCGGGCCGGCGTCCGGGAGGGAACGCGCCGAAGCGCCCGAGCCGGACATGGAGCGGCGGCACTGGATCGGAGCGGGCCTGACGGGGTTTGCCGCCGGGGCTCTCTCGATGAACGGGCTGGGGCAGCTCTTCGACGTCACGAAGGCAGCGGATCTGCGCTCCTCGCGGCTCGTGCGTCCGCCGGGTGCGCTGCCGGAGCGGGCCTTCCAGGCGCGGTGCGTGCGCTGCGGCGCGTGCATCAAGGGCTGCCCGACCAACACCCTGCAGGCGGTCTGGTTCGAGGCCGGGCTCGACGGGATCTGGACGCCGAAGGTCACGGCGCGCCTTGCGGCCTGTGAGCAGTTCTGCGCCCTCTGTGGGCAGGTCTGCCCGACGGGGGCGATCCGGCCTCTGCCGCTCGGGGAAAAGATGTACGCCAAGATCGGGACGGCGCGGATCATCCCCTCCCGGTGCATCGCGTGGGAGCAGGAAAAGAGCTGCCTGATCTGCGACGAGATCTGCCCTTACAACGCCATCGTCTCCCGTTTCATCCCGGGGCATTCCGTGACGGTCCCCTTCATTCAGGAGGATCGCTGCAACGGGTGCGGGTACTGCGAGAGCAAGTGCCCCGTCGACGGCGAGTCGGCCGTGGTCGTGGAGGTGCTTGGGGAAGTGCGGCTGACGAGCGGGAGCTACCGTCAGTGGGCCCGTGAGCGCGGTCTCGTCTTCGAGGCGAAGCAGGGGCTCGAAGAGACGGTGCTGGCGCCGCCCGGGGAGGGGGAGGGCGCATCGGGGCCCGCAGAAGCTGCGGGGTCCAGGCTGCCGCCCGGCTTCGACCTCGAAGACTAG
- a CDS encoding FprA family A-type flavoprotein has protein sequence MAAVEFLPNVYWVGVVDWNLRDFHGYAAAPRGTTYNAYVIKGEKTVLVDTVSAACSRAFFEAVEAVVPLEAIDYLVVNHVEPDHSGCLMEAVERIRPEKIFCTAMGKAFMLSHYHRSDWPYEVVQTGQSLPLGGKTIDFLELKMLHWPDNMGCYVREDGLLISSDAFGQNWATSERFDDEMDFNEMAGLMGSYYANIILPFSEHVLKALGRVEELGWPIRMIAPSHGVILRGHVEEAVGLYRRWARQEVARKAVIVYDTMWKSTALMAEAIAEGLIEKGVTVRVFHMKACHHSDVVAEVLDAAAVILGSSTHNNGMLPLMADMVRYMEGLRPRGRVGAAFGSYGWSGEAPKQLSEALERMRMKVCDVLRVKNVPAEADLAVCKDLGRRLAGEVDALAGA, from the coding sequence ATGGCTGCTGTGGAGTTTTTGCCGAACGTCTATTGGGTGGGAGTGGTCGACTGGAATCTGAGGGACTTCCACGGGTACGCCGCCGCGCCGCGCGGGACGACCTACAACGCCTATGTCATCAAGGGCGAAAAGACCGTCCTCGTCGACACGGTGTCGGCCGCCTGCAGCAGGGCCTTTTTCGAGGCGGTCGAGGCGGTCGTCCCGCTGGAGGCGATCGATTATCTGGTCGTCAACCATGTGGAGCCGGACCACTCCGGCTGTCTGATGGAGGCCGTCGAGCGGATCCGGCCCGAGAAGATCTTCTGCACCGCCATGGGAAAGGCCTTCATGCTTTCCCACTACCACCGCTCTGACTGGCCGTATGAGGTGGTCCAGACCGGCCAGAGCCTGCCCCTTGGGGGAAAGACGATCGATTTCCTCGAACTCAAGATGCTGCACTGGCCCGACAACATGGGCTGCTACGTCCGCGAGGACGGCCTCCTGATTTCGAGTGACGCCTTCGGGCAGAACTGGGCCACCAGCGAGCGGTTCGACGACGAAATGGATTTCAACGAGATGGCGGGTTTGATGGGGTCCTACTACGCCAACATCATCCTGCCGTTTTCGGAGCATGTCCTGAAGGCCCTCGGGCGGGTCGAGGAGCTCGGGTGGCCCATCCGGATGATCGCGCCTTCTCACGGCGTGATCCTCAGAGGCCACGTGGAGGAGGCCGTCGGGCTGTACCGCAGGTGGGCCCGGCAGGAGGTGGCCCGAAAGGCGGTCATCGTCTATGACACGATGTGGAAGAGCACGGCGCTCATGGCCGAGGCGATCGCCGAGGGGCTCATCGAGAAAGGGGTCACGGTGAGGGTGTTCCACATGAAGGCCTGCCACCACAGCGACGTGGTGGCCGAGGTGCTCGATGCCGCTGCGGTGATCCTGGGCTCTTCGACCCACAACAACGGGATGCTGCCGCTCATGGCGGACATGGTGCGCTACATGGAGGGCCTGCGGCCCCGGGGCCGGGTCGGTGCGGCCTTCGGGTCCTACGGCTGGAGCGGCGAGGCCCCGAAGCAGCTCTCCGAGGCCCTGGAGCGGATGCGGATGAAGGTGTGCGACGTGCTGCGGGTCAAGAACGTTCCGGCGGAGGCCGACCTCGCTGTCTGCAAGGACCTCGGCCGCCGCCTGGCGGGCGAGGTCGACGCACTCGCCGGGGCCTGA
- a CDS encoding nitrilase-related carbon-nitrogen hydrolase, with amino-acid sequence MKIAAAQMDIRWHDRTANYAAARRMADAAARAGADLFVLPEMFATGFSMDTNATEEAPDGPTRAFLRTLARETGMHVAGGFVIKDGPGRPRNASLVTAPDGADLALYHKIHQIGILDEDRHYGPGARPAPFALPGFGAACLICYDLRFPELFRTLAGACTLFLVIASWPAARQSHWDVLLPARAVENQAYVVGVNRVGEGGGHAFSGGSAVISPNGEALARAGAEETLLLAEIDAGEVLNLRRSHPFLKDRKPLHIQAGWEETTEEFRKTVQPFR; translated from the coding sequence ATGAAGATCGCAGCAGCCCAGATGGATATCCGTTGGCACGATCGCACCGCCAATTACGCGGCGGCCCGCCGCATGGCCGATGCCGCCGCACGGGCCGGGGCGGACCTCTTTGTCCTGCCCGAGATGTTCGCCACCGGCTTTTCGATGGACACGAACGCGACGGAGGAGGCCCCGGACGGCCCCACCCGCGCCTTTCTGCGCACCCTCGCCCGGGAGACCGGCATGCACGTCGCGGGCGGCTTCGTCATCAAGGACGGTCCCGGGCGGCCTCGAAACGCCTCCCTGGTCACGGCCCCCGACGGGGCCGACCTCGCCCTCTATCACAAGATCCATCAGATCGGAATCCTGGACGAAGACCGCCATTACGGGCCGGGCGCCCGGCCGGCGCCCTTCGCCCTGCCCGGGTTCGGGGCCGCCTGCCTCATCTGCTACGACCTGCGCTTCCCGGAGCTCTTCCGGACCCTGGCCGGCGCCTGCACCCTCTTTCTCGTTATCGCCTCATGGCCTGCGGCACGCCAAAGCCACTGGGACGTCCTGCTGCCCGCCCGCGCCGTCGAAAACCAGGCCTATGTCGTCGGGGTCAACCGGGTGGGCGAGGGCGGCGGACACGCCTTCAGCGGCGGATCGGCCGTCATCTCGCCGAACGGGGAAGCCCTCGCCCGGGCGGGGGCCGAAGAAACCCTTCTGCTGGCGGAGATCGATGCCGGGGAGGTCCTGAACCTGCGGCGCAGCCATCCGTTTCTGAAGGACCGGAAGCCGCTCCACATCCAGGCCGGCTGGGAAGAGACCACCGAGGAATTCCGGAAGACCGTACAGCCGTTCCGGTAA
- a CDS encoding DEAD/DEAH box helicase, producing MHGTKEMQSPSKPSAARGQDDRMKALFERMEFHRNGLALLPAPSDPKPGAAFLYDGGPRGLQQRFCTCGTQEAVSCPHTKDLARAGKALKDAFGGQAPDRAFHESPWFKLGVFLGEGSSDTPESVRFQVQEGEPAVIQVTGRRDAPLVTYFPEGGEGLRFMDRCGRGRPAAGPLSRGEIIDRLRLLTMTETERLLARRGSKTRGQLLEEGFWFRFAYHFFREYAGCAMRFEPAISKRNGEFTILCRGEAEREFARVFVPRERVKGLLGSLGGILANRHRLAIHPVPLKSIFKVSATTEMDLEIRPMIEVLQAGGERAFFDREDLERYRYGELVYIPELELLAELEPPGEKARKFGTPVRMVLKKSQISSFLEEALGDGGDWATGRASEVVGLRLHREADWLSIEAGEMDRDWCWLSASYGFGEGSLTIEELLEARRNGQRYVGVARGWVDLRSEKLAALDAFLERLPEGCRAEGRRGLRLSRMDLLRLRSTVAGRPRIGGKHAQSSVVEAFLDLKAARPLPALAGMRCELRPYQGEGLRWLWFLVENGLGGLLCDEMGLGKTHQIMALIEALAETDRLPLPCLVVAPTTVLSHWEKKLRRFAPGLATAVYHGGDRRLDDAGAGPQVVLTSYGILRQDAEQMKAASFSLAVFDEIQYLKNPETQVYQAARNVRAPVRIGLTGTPIENRLSDLKALMDLTVPGYLGGDRFFERHYARPIMQDASEQARQELVQVLRPFVLRRRKSAVLQDLPAKIEDFRSCVLSADQLRLYREVIASRSPEIRLALADAGCPVPYLHIFALLDLLKRICDHPALAVKEPLAYTQHESGKWEAFKELLAEGIDSGQKIVVYSQYLGMIDIMAEFLRSEGIGHVTLTGATRQRGKVIERFNEDPDCRVYVGSLRAGGTGIDLIAASMVIHYDRWWNAAREDQTTDRVHRIGQKRGVQVFKLITEGTLEEKIAAVIAKKKGLMEEVVPETDPGVLRQFSREELLDFMDIPFLNFKGGI from the coding sequence ATGCACGGCACGAAAGAAATGCAGTCCCCGTCTAAGCCCTCGGCGGCGCGGGGGCAGGACGATCGAATGAAGGCGCTGTTCGAGCGAATGGAGTTTCACAGGAACGGGCTGGCCCTCCTTCCGGCGCCTTCCGACCCCAAACCCGGGGCTGCGTTTCTTTACGACGGCGGACCCCGCGGTCTTCAGCAGCGTTTTTGCACCTGCGGGACCCAGGAAGCCGTCTCATGCCCGCATACGAAAGACCTCGCGAGGGCGGGAAAGGCCTTGAAAGACGCTTTCGGTGGCCAAGCCCCCGACAGGGCGTTTCATGAGAGCCCCTGGTTCAAACTCGGCGTTTTCCTGGGCGAGGGTTCGTCGGATACCCCTGAATCGGTGCGGTTTCAGGTTCAAGAGGGCGAGCCTGCGGTGATCCAGGTAACCGGGAGGCGCGACGCCCCCCTGGTGACATATTTTCCCGAAGGCGGCGAAGGGCTGCGGTTCATGGATCGATGCGGCCGCGGCCGCCCCGCCGCAGGGCCCCTCTCCCGCGGCGAGATCATCGACCGGCTGCGTCTTTTGACGATGACGGAGACCGAACGTCTGCTGGCCAGAAGAGGCTCGAAGACCCGGGGGCAGCTTCTGGAGGAGGGGTTCTGGTTCCGTTTCGCCTATCACTTCTTCCGGGAGTACGCCGGCTGCGCGATGCGTTTCGAACCGGCGATTTCGAAGCGCAACGGTGAGTTCACCATCCTGTGCAGGGGAGAGGCCGAACGGGAGTTTGCTCGCGTGTTCGTGCCGAGGGAGCGGGTCAAGGGGCTCCTCGGCAGCCTCGGGGGGATCCTTGCCAACCGCCACCGGTTGGCGATCCACCCGGTCCCGCTCAAGTCCATCTTCAAGGTCAGCGCTACGACCGAGATGGATCTCGAGATCCGGCCGATGATTGAAGTCCTGCAGGCGGGCGGTGAAAGGGCTTTCTTCGACCGCGAAGACCTCGAGCGCTACCGCTACGGCGAACTGGTCTACATACCCGAGCTGGAGCTACTGGCGGAGTTGGAGCCTCCCGGAGAAAAGGCGCGGAAGTTCGGGACGCCGGTCAGGATGGTCCTCAAGAAATCGCAGATCTCGAGCTTCCTCGAAGAGGCGCTGGGGGACGGCGGCGACTGGGCGACGGGGCGAGCATCGGAGGTTGTGGGGTTGAGGCTTCACCGCGAGGCGGACTGGCTGTCGATCGAGGCCGGGGAGATGGACCGCGACTGGTGCTGGCTTTCGGCTTCGTACGGCTTCGGGGAGGGCAGCCTGACGATCGAGGAACTGCTGGAAGCGCGCCGAAACGGACAGCGGTATGTCGGTGTCGCGAGGGGCTGGGTAGATCTCCGCTCAGAAAAGCTGGCCGCGCTGGACGCTTTTCTGGAGCGGCTGCCGGAGGGTTGCCGCGCCGAAGGAAGGCGGGGGCTCCGGCTTTCGAGGATGGATCTCCTGCGTTTGAGATCGACGGTTGCAGGGCGTCCGCGCATCGGGGGAAAGCACGCGCAGTCTTCCGTGGTCGAGGCCTTTCTCGACCTGAAGGCGGCGCGGCCGCTGCCCGCGCTCGCGGGGATGCGGTGCGAGCTGCGGCCTTATCAGGGCGAAGGCCTTCGCTGGCTGTGGTTCCTGGTCGAAAATGGGCTGGGCGGACTCCTCTGCGATGAGATGGGCCTCGGCAAGACCCATCAGATCATGGCGCTGATCGAGGCGCTAGCGGAGACCGACCGCCTTCCCTTGCCCTGCCTGGTCGTTGCGCCCACGACGGTCTTGAGCCACTGGGAAAAGAAGCTCCGCCGGTTCGCTCCCGGGCTTGCAACGGCCGTCTACCACGGGGGCGATCGGCGCCTGGACGATGCCGGAGCCGGGCCGCAGGTTGTGTTGACGAGCTACGGGATCCTCCGGCAGGACGCCGAGCAGATGAAGGCGGCGTCGTTTTCCCTGGCGGTCTTCGATGAGATCCAGTATCTGAAGAACCCCGAGACGCAGGTCTACCAGGCGGCCCGGAATGTCCGCGCCCCGGTTCGGATCGGGTTGACCGGGACGCCGATCGAAAACCGCCTCTCGGACCTCAAGGCCCTGATGGATCTGACCGTGCCCGGATACCTTGGCGGCGACCGGTTTTTCGAGCGGCATTACGCCCGGCCGATCATGCAGGACGCCTCGGAACAGGCGCGGCAGGAACTCGTGCAGGTGCTCCGGCCTTTTGTCCTGAGACGGCGGAAGAGCGCCGTTCTGCAGGATCTGCCGGCGAAGATCGAGGATTTCCGGAGCTGTGTGCTGAGCGCGGACCAGTTGAGGCTCTACCGGGAGGTCATCGCATCCCGAAGCCCGGAGATCCGTTTGGCTCTGGCCGATGCCGGCTGCCCGGTGCCGTATCTTCACATTTTCGCGCTGCTCGATCTGCTCAAGCGGATCTGCGATCACCCCGCGCTGGCGGTGAAGGAGCCTCTGGCCTACACGCAGCACGAATCGGGCAAATGGGAGGCCTTCAAGGAACTGCTGGCCGAGGGGATCGACAGCGGGCAGAAGATCGTCGTCTACAGCCAGTATCTGGGGATGATCGACATCATGGCGGAGTTCCTCCGTTCGGAAGGGATCGGGCACGTGACGCTCACGGGCGCCACCCGGCAACGGGGGAAGGTGATCGAACGGTTCAACGAGGACCCGGATTGCCGGGTCTATGTCGGCAGCCTCAGGGCCGGTGGAACCGGCATCGATCTGATCGCCGCGTCCATGGTGATCCACTACGACCGGTGGTGGAACGCCGCCCGGGAGGACCAGACCACGGACCGCGTCCACCGGATTGGGCAGAAACGGGGCGTCCAGGTGTTCAAACTGATCACCGAGGGGACCCTGGAGGAGAAGATTGCGGCCGTCATAGCAAAGAAGAAGGGTTTGATGGAGGAGGTGGTCCCGGAGACGGACCCCGGCGTCCTGCGGCAGTTCAGCCGCGAAGAGCTGCTCGATTTCATGGACATCCCCTTCCTGAATTTCAAAGGAGGAATCTGA